The Hippopotamus amphibius kiboko isolate mHipAmp2 chromosome 13, mHipAmp2.hap2, whole genome shotgun sequence sequence TTTTTATGCTATGGGGTTGCTATCCTTTGTACCTGCATTAAGTGCAGAAGCAAAATGCAATACTTTAACTTATGTAGTGTGACCATTTTACTCTATCACgtcctttttctctgtcttttaagCTTTCCCTGGCTTACCCTCACAGCTTAAAGCTTAATTTGAAAATTCACCCCCATTAGTGCTTTTCACCAGTCTCTACTTACCCCAAGTGTTACTGCCACAACCAGATCATTCTTTTGCTTACAAATCTCTAGTAGCCTAGACATCTACTACCATGTAATCAAGGTGGACAAAAATCTCTCATGTATATTCACTTTCTCTGCTTCATTTAGCCCAGCTCATTTTTCTCAAACCCCTTGGTTCCCCACTAAAGATGCTCTCCCTTCTCAGTCCACTTCACTCCTCTCCTGGAAAACTAATCTCCTTCAGGAGGGGTTTAGAGTGATGAAAACCTTAGGCCAGGCATTAATGCAAAGAATACCACAAATTTTCTCATGTAATCTTTATATGAATACTAAGAATTAGGAATCATCCTATTTTTACATTTGGAAAGCTGAtgcttagagagattaagtaacttgcccaacgATTTTAATCCAAATCCTTCTATCTCCAAAGCTACACACTTAACCATTCTACTTTACTGTCTCCAGAGATCTGACTCAAATATGTGGAAGAGGAAGTTTCTTTAACCCTGTAGAAAATAAGAAGAGCGAAAAGATCTctgcatagttttattttttaaacagagtCCTTCACAGATGTTGACAGCTTTCTAGCCAAAGCCCAACAAGGAAACGGGTTTGCAGCAGCATCTCCCCCTTGGAGGGCTCCACCTGCCTCAGCAGCTTGGCCAAGGAGCACCACAGCATGCCTCTCCAGCAGGAAAGGATGCAAAGCCAGCCGGAGGAAGGCTGGCTCTTACGCCCAAAATGCCAATAGGGAACAGGTGGTTAAGACAGCCCTCGCCCCACGCAGCCCATAGGTCCATTCTCCGAGACCCTCGtcgtggtggtggcggtggtagtggtggtggtagtgtGCCTTCCAGTGTGGGGCAGAGTGGCTGCCCACCTCAAAAGATTTCTAGATCCGATTTTAAAAGCTCTAAAGAGACAAGGTAGTAATCTAACAGTCAAGGGCAAGCTATGACTCCTCAGGAAAAGCCCACACCTCTACCACAGCGCGGCTAACTTCAAGGGGCACAAAGAAACGTCTATGGTGGCaagaaaaaatgtttccataGTGCCCATCAGAGTGTAGAGAGAGCCACCGCCCCTTCCTCCATAGAGGAGCTGCAAATCCATTTTCTCTCGTCTGTGTGACAGAATAGGGAGGCGGGCACCCCAATGTCTCCACGCCGAGGGCCTCAGCGGCGCACTCTCAGCCTTTCCTTCTAAGGGCTGAAGGGCTGTCCCTGTCCGTCTCCCCACTCAGCCCCAAACCTCTCTCCCACTCGGCACGTCTCTCTCCTCTACTCGCTCTCCCTCCAacctcctttccccacccctctgAGCGCTAACCCTCTCTTCCCCTATCCCCCGCCTCACTTCCCTCCCGATTCGGTCCCCTCGCCCTCAGCCCCGTGCCGCCCAGCCCCCGGTACCTTGAGCGTCACGTCGCACAGCTTGCCCTGCCGCCGGATCTCCTCCATGACGCCGTAGCCGCGACTAGGCAACTCGGACACGGAGAAGTGCACCAGGTCCTCCAGCTCCTCCGCGCCGTCCTCCACCATCTTCCCCGGCCGCCGCGACTGCGCAGGCCTGGCCGGCCGGCTCGAAACCAAGCTAGGCGGGGCGAGGGCGCGTACGGACGGCAGCTGAGAGCGCAGGGCTGCAGTCAGAAGGGCCTGCGCGGCCGCCGTAGTCTCACACCGCTCTGCGCCGGAAGCCCGGCCGCCCCGTTTCCTGGTTCTTGTCCATCCTTCGTTTCCCCGCTACTCCTACCCTGGCTTCGCGCCTGCAGCTGCCGCAGTCTTTCTAGATTAATCGGCCCCATCTCCTGTCCTCCTGGTTCGGCTCTGATCTGACTCGTATCTCAACAGAGGACCGCGACTTCATTTCCGCCACCACCCCGTACTTCCGGAATCTCCGGGCGTCCCGTTGCCACGGCGACTGTGTACACAGCCTGGCAGCCGCgcttgcagggtttctgtagTTGCTAAGGCAGTGATCGGGCTGCGGGAGGGCTCCAGCCTCCGGagcggtgagcaggggttacgCTCGGTCGGGGTGGGAAGAAGGGAGGCCCGAAAAGGGGTGTCCGCCCGGGCGGCGGGCAGCTGCTGGAATCTGAACACCGCTCCACCCGGGAGTCCCGCAGCTTGGCTCGCTGATCTGTGAAACCCGGGCGGAGGAGGGTGCGGCGTCGAGGGGACCCTTTAAGTCTTGCTGAGGCTGAGGGTCAATGAACCTAACTTTCCCTAATCACACGAGGATCCTACGTCGCGCCTGAGGTTCAGACACCTCTGTATTCTGTATTCGTCGGTTTTCCAACTGAACTGGGCTTCGGGATTGCCAGTCCCGGCCCTTCGCTTCACAGATGCGGAAACCACTCCAGAGAGGCACGGGAATGGTCTCAAGGACCATTGCCTCCCAGACTCCACACAGGGGTCCAGCACGTTGgattagaaaaggagaaagaccAGTTTGGCCTGGGTCCGAGTCTTTTGTTTAATCCAGGGCCAGGTGCGTTTGGACCCTGTTTTGGGGAGTTCGGATGCTGCTGCCTTTCTGGTGGCTGTAAGTGTTCTCCTTGAGAGCCTCTGTTCTGGACAGGAGTGCTGGAAGATAGGGACCCACCTGGTCCTCTCCTTTTGTCGAGCTTTCAGGGGTGCTTTGTGGCAATCCGTTCATTCCCACCCGtaaaacaaatgaggaaactgtgaGCCTTTCAGCAGAGAGGGCTCCTGGTGGCCACTCAGGTTCACTTACTTATACCAGAAATATCTAAGGGTGGTGTCCATGAGACAGAGGCATGTCCCACAAGGTCCTGAGGGAGAAGGACCCTACTAAAAGGGAGAGCGTGGTGAGGGGCTGACGTTGGCTTCTTGCAAGTGGTGCCTGGAAACCCAGTGTCCTCCTGGAAGTGTTGTGGGCTCAGGGGTTGGaggtggtgagggaggggagtgacATCCTGTGCTCTTTGGGACTCTCTCAGTAGTGACGGAAGATGGACCCACATATGGACATTCAGCCACCCTCTGACTTCCAGCCATGACCATCACCACCAATCACAATTTCTTAAGCACCTGCTCTGTGTTGGGCACTGTTCTGGACTTTGAGGGgggatttaaaagaaataaaaggaacagtCCTGTCCCTCAAGCAGCTTGTAATTCAGTTTGTAAGCTGAAACCCACTCAAATGATGCGGCGTAAGAACGGTAACAAGCATTATTTCAGTAAGTTCAAGATGGCATGGGGTCCCCAAATGTCTGAGTGTTGAGGGGCTGCTGGGTAGCAGACTCACAGGAGGGATGCAGTTAATAAAGAAGGCTTGTCTCAGAGGAATATGACTCCTGGCGTGCCTGGAGCCATGGGCGTGAGCATGGGCAGAATTGGAAACACGGAGAGAATGACTGCATGTGCATGTACATGTTGGCAAATtgctgggcagaaaaggggcagGCTCTGAGGGGAGGGTGACGCTTGGAGCTGGCCTGTGCTGCCCTTGGGCTGTCAGTGGGTAGGGGCTGCCAGGAGGGAGGCTTGGGCAACTGCCCCCAGAACTGCCCTACTTCTTCATGGTGCCTTTCAGAGGGCACCCCAGGCAGCATCTTAACTTCCCTGGGCAGGAGGATGGGCCTTCAGAGCGGTGCGGGGATGGTTCCCAAAACTTTAGAAATTGAGGGTGAGCATTTGCTTGAGCCAGCACACCTCCCTGTGCTCTCCACTTCCCAATAGCCTAGATCAAAGTGAACTTGGAAATGAGGTCatctcttcagtttcctcagtttgGGAGTCCTGTTAGAGCTATTTGTAGCTTTTATTTCTAAAGTCCAGTTTTGCAAACAAAAATTCTAGACCTGAAATTGGACAAGCCATTATCCTTACTCACCTGAATACCTTTCAGGTTCAtttcctaaaaattaaaagatcTGAGTTGTCCCATAGTAGCCAGGAAAAGACTTCCATGAAATAATTACTTGAGGAATGTGGGAAGTGGACTCACACTCTGCAGTAGGCAAACGTGAAAGTAACATGTTTGCTTATTTAATATGATGTCTGAAGGGTTTGTAATAGGGGTTAGAGTTTTATTTTATCCACTTCATTGAAACTGTAAACTGAAAGGGCAGGGcctgtctctatttctgtagAGATATTTAATACCACTTGATGATAGCTAAGATAATTGCATGAGGAAGTCAAGTGGTCACCACAAGTTGTGTCTAGAAATGTGGAGggacattaatattttaaaaatctggaatcATTTTTATCAGGTAAAACCCATTGAACCTCTTTTagataatacacataaaatgttaatattctttaacatatgcattttaaaaaagtgaaataattaactaattaaaagaagaaatctctGTCTTGCAGGACTTTTCTTTTTACAGTCAAGGTCTTGAAAATTAGCGTTCTAAAAATATTGAACATCTAAAAATATAGAACAGTTTGCAACAGCACAAGCAAGCTATTTTTTCCTTAACAACTGTGATGATATTGCTGTTTTCCCATTTGAAGATGAAATTAAGTCAGCTCCCTGTGCCTCATGTTTCCCTAACTCTTCGTGAATTCAGCTATTCTTTTGCTGGTTGTCTTTTTCTGATGTGTCCAGGAGTTGTCTTTAGCCTCAACTCCTCTACCCCATGAAAGTACAGGTTATTTTAGGGGCAAATGCCTCATTTCTTATTGAactggcccagccctgccagggacATCAAGAGAGAAGTGCATGATGCAGCACACATCCTGACCCTCAGGACTTGTCTCTCTGCAAAGTCTGTTTTGTACTTTGTGGAGCGTTAACTCTAAATGAGTTTTTAACATTCCATATATTCACGGTTCCATAAAagtgaaattattaaaatttgagaacccAGTTTTATCTACATGACCATAAACTACTTGATGCTAttgttcaaattattttcaaaaaggaaaaagaaggaaaaaaatattagattGAGCTTagaaaaatttgtaaaattagaaatgtttcATCTAGAAATAATTTAGAATTATATTGTTAATTTGCCCAATAGTTTTGAACAATTCAGTTATTTGGTATATTTTCATAGAACTTTGTCTTGTTTTCTAATATTACTTAACTAGATTTAACACAATTGATGATAATTACAGATAGATTTAGAATTTTTGTCCTTAGAGTATTCTACATTTTTCTCTCAGTGCTTAATCCTTTGTCATCAGTGTATAAAAGGCACCTAAAGAGCTGATTAAGTTTTAAGTTCCCcttaaagcaataaaaatcagTGCAATTATTACTTCTATTTAATAACCCTCTTTGCTTCTTCACTCTATATCAATGTTAGAACCAGAATTTACTATGTAATAGTATTAAATATGTTTACACAGGCGCTCTCAGGAGAGAGCCTCGTGTGATTTGACCAATAAGACTAATATCCAGTAAAATGTGAGATTTCTTAGTTATCATTAGGAGAGTTGtacaattcaattttttaaaatgtttatgaagtACTTTAGTTGGACAGGATATTAGAGATCAATTAACTCTCCCTGCAATACAACAATCCCTTTTGTAGCATCTCTGCTAGTTGGCATCTTGCTTGACTGTTTATGGTGTTTATGGTCCTTACTTTGAGAAAGTCTTTTCCATCATAGGAAAAGTCTACATAATAATAAGTTTATTTACCTAAATCTCCCTCCCTGTCACGTATATCTGTAAGCTTTCATCCTATTTGATGAAGCTACATTCAatgtttattttaacattttattatacatgGTAATTATTTATGAtagtataaataaaagaatacatatgtgtgCCTGCCTGAAAGAAAATGATGAGAATATACATAGTTAGGTTTTAGGAGAGGCAGAGGAGGTAGGAGACTGAGATTTTTCTCTCAATGGAGtggcagagaagaaagaatatttgacTATGGGCTAGATTAAATATACTAACAGGAAATCCTTTTCTGATCTAAGTTAGACTAACAAAGATAGAGGAGGAGGTGCTACATCTGAAGTGAGGTATATTAATTGCAAAAGAAAATTAGTTCTAATGCATTTCATAGTCAGTATTTTAGACGAAAATATAATGAATAAGGCAAAGTATAGGTGGACTCTGGGATACAGAACATCTCTAGGAACCACATCTAAAATTAGGCCACTAAAGGGAACTTTCTTTTTGCTCTGTATTTCAGTCTCTTAAGGGGTTGTTGGTGGAGAGTGGTGAGGCACCCTATAAAACAGGAAGTACACAGACTTGTTGAGCAGCGTCCTGTGGGCAAAGCACTGAAATTCTAGGGGGCAAAAAGGAAGACTAGCTGTCAGGAAAACATGCACCACACATCATGTTTTCTGATCTTCTTGATGAATGACACCTCACTTCTAATGGTTGTTGGAGGATGACTACTGAAAgttttgctgttttcttctttttagccAGAATGGATACTAGGAAAAAAGTTCATGCGTTTGTCCGTGTCAAACCCACTGATGACTTTGCTCATGAAATGATCAAATATGGAGATGACAACAAAGTAAGTAAACTTACCAAAGGGAGGGAGAAACTCTTATGGAGAGAACTGGAAAGATCTATGCATCCCCCATGTCCCCACCACTGTCCTGAGAACTTTTCTGAAGCCTGTGACAGGCTTAGGACACCTCAAGAGTATGGGAAGTTTTCATTCAGCACACATTTGTGGATCTACTATGGGCAACATTGGAGACATTGTTTAAGGATGGAATTCAAAGGTCAGCTTCTCAAGCTTCAAAGGTCCTAGCAGTCAGAAAGAAACTCACATGCAGCCCTGTGAAGTGCACCCTGCTAGACATGGATTCAGTGACCAGCGAAGCACAGAGCATTTAATGTATGAATAGACCAAACCTCTCTCTGTTGATCTTAGTTTTTCTGCGTGTGGCCGTGTCTTGGCTTCTGGATGAAGGCAGCCAGTATAAGATTCCAATGAGAGTCTGTTTACATCAGAAGTCCCCATTTTGAAGATTGGAATCTACCATTGACCTAAGCCCATACGTTCCTAAATTAGCTGCCGCCACAGTGGCTTCCTATGGAgggaatgtaaaaatgaaaaaagatttttagaaaTCTTTTCATCTAAAAATCTGTTGATTACAAGTAAGTAGGCACCCTCAATTTAAAACCAGTGAGTAACTGTGTCTGAGCAGTCCAGAGCCTTTCCTGTGGCTATCATTTCATCATTGCTCACATGGGCCCATAGTATGTGTGTGGGAGTAGGCGCTCACCATAGTGCTGAGGGAGGCCTCACCACCAGTCACCAGGGAGATGGGGCTCAAGCCCAGGCCTCCATCACCAAGACCACTGTTCTCTCTGGCCTAATTCAAGGCCTCCCTGTGCTTATTGAATTTATCTAAAACCTGATTAATGAGGATGCGATAAATATGCTTGACCCTACATCATAGATGGGAGAACCAAGACAGACTACACCAGGGTGAGATGCGCTAAAACCAGCAAGTGCTCCAGTCTCCTGATCCTTCCACCTTGAAGGTGTGTGGCCTCACTGCAGGAGCTTTCTTCCCCCATCCCAAAGGTCATCCAGAATATGTACAAGTCCCTGTTCTTCCTAAAGTTCACCTCCTTTGTTTCCTCCAGGTCAGACCTTGGCTACCAGTGACTTTTTATACCAGTTTCTTAACaagtatctctctctcttcctagaCCATtgatattcacttaaaaaaagataCTCGGAGAGGAGTTGTCAATAACCAGCAGACAGACTGGTCATTTAAGCTGGATGGAGTTCTCCATGATGCCTCCCAGGACTTGGTTTATGAGACAGTCGCAAAGGATGTGGTTTCTCAAGCCCTCAATGGCTATAATGGTAATTTAGTTAATTAACTGTTGTTTTACATAAGAACCCATggaacccccacccaccca is a genomic window containing:
- the KIF9 gene encoding kinesin-like protein KIF9 isoform X5, with the translated sequence MTITTNHNFLSTCSVLGTVLDFEGGFKRNKRNSPVPQAACNSVCKLKPTQMMRRKNGNKHYFTRMDTRKKVHAFVRVKPTDDFAHEMIKYGDDNKTIDIHLKKDTRRGVVNNQQTDWSFKLDGVLHDASQDLVYETVAKDVVSQALNGYNGNLVN